The proteins below are encoded in one region of Lagenorhynchus albirostris chromosome 7, mLagAlb1.1, whole genome shotgun sequence:
- the NOXA1 gene encoding NADPH oxidase activator 1 isoform X1 → MPSLGDLVRDWHRGAQAVARGDWDYALRLFSSVPEPPARMSFNVGCVHLLAGDPEAALRAFDQAVTKDACMAVGFFQRGVANFQLGRSREALSDFQRTLAQLRGNAAIDYTQLGLRFKLQAWEVLFSVAAVQSQLGLWAEATHSLEEAISKGPEGARGDLDIALGQVEKQAPLQPRQVPRGEVFRPHRRHLEHLEPMDFLGKAKVVASAIPDGPHEDARPQQPQLRALLGPPFMEDLDLCAGWVRPENEDPSPFPPGPVTQAPPDLVPAVAPGRPLMRRRRSALARLGGLTMAHWSPMMSRLSCRPCPSPLALLGQCLGTAPDELQAQGKLPPPSGPHPGLNPTPARQSPSLRLPLQKPHVEQVGQWVPPGLLVAGGLGPGSSEDPAGAGGVAAGGPESLVTFTVQCTFTLALRAPRGADLSSLRALMSQALPPQAQSGQLRHLFAVTETPVTAGAGCPSPGRRHCRGPGGARLPALGSCGYGAREWAAGLSSTRWWPGTATPPRGPRTWPCSPETRWTSCAKWTRRGWRATVTAASGFSPSASWSRPAGAHEELGAKESVARRV, encoded by the exons ATGCCCTCGCTCGGGGACCTGGTGCGCGACTGGCACCGGGGCGCGCAGGCCGTGGCGCGTGGGGACTGGGACTACGCCCTGCGCCTCTTCTCGAGCGTCCCGGAGCCGCCCGCCAGGATGAGCTTCAACGTGGGCTGCGTGCACCTGCTAGCCGGGGACCCGGAAGCCGCGCTGCGG GCATTTGACCAGGCAGTGACCAAGGATGCCTGCATGGCTGTCGGCTTCTTCCAGCGAGGAGTGGCCAACTTCCAGCTGGGGAG GTCCCGGGAGGCCCTGTCCGACTTCCAGCGGACCCTGGCACAGCTGAGGGGCAACGCCGCCATCGACTACACCCAGCTGGGCCTGCGGTTCAAGCTGCAGGCCTGGGAG GTGCTCTTCAGCGTGGCTGCAGTGCAGAGCCAGCTGGGGCTCTGGGCGGAGGCCACCCACAGCCTAGAGGAAGCCATCTCCAAGGGGCCGGAAGGGGCCCGCGGTGACCTGGACATCGCCCTGGGCCAAGTGGAG AAACAGGCCCCCCTGCAGCCTCGGCAGGTCCCCAGGGGTGAGGTCTTCCGGCCACACAGGCGGCACCTGGAGCACCTGGAGCCCATGGATTTCTTGGGCAAGGCCAAG GTGGTGGCCTCCGCCATCCCTGACGGCCCGCACGAGGATGCCCGGCCTCAGCAGCCACAG CTCAGGGCTCTCCTAGGCCCACCTTTCATGGAGGACCTCGACCTCTGTGCTGGCTGGGTGAGGCCTGAGAACGAggacccctcccccttccctccagggCCCGTGACACAGGCCCCCCCAGACCTGGTACCCGCTGTGGCCCCAGGACGCCCCTTGATGCGGAGACGGAGGTCAGCTCTGGCCAGGCTGGGCGGGCTGACCATGGCACACTGGTCACCAATGATGAGCAG GCTGTCTTGCAGGCCATGCCCCTCACCGCTGGCTCTGCTTGGACAGTGTCTGGGCACCGCCCCCGACGAGCTCCAGGCCCAGGGAAAGCTACCTCCACCCTCAgggccccaccccggcctcaaccCCACCCCGGCCCGGCAGAGCCCCAGCCTGCGGCTTCCCTTGCAGAAGCCTCACGTGGAGCAAGTTGGCCAGTGGGTCCCTCCAG GGCTGCTGGTGGCTGGGGGGCTGGGCCCTGGCTCCTCTGAGGATCCTGCAGGCGCTGGG GGTGTGGCTGCAGGGGGCCCCGAGTCCTTGGTGACCTTCACAGTGCAGTGCACCTTCACCCTGGCCCTGAGGGCCCCGAGAGGAGCTGACCTGTCCAGCCTGCGGGCCCTGATGAGCcaggccctccctccccaggcccagagTGGGCAGCTCAG GCATCTCTTTGCAGTTACCGAGACCCCAGTGACAGCAGGGGCTGGGTGCCCCTCACCGGGGAGGAGGCACTGCAGAGGGCCTGGCGGGGCGCGGCTGCCGGCTCTGGGGAGCTGCGGCTACGGTGCCAG GGAGTGGGCGGCCGGCCTGTCCTCTACCAGGTGGTGGCCCGGCACGGCTACTCCGCCCCGGGGCCCGAGGACCTGGCCCTGCAGCCCGGAGACACGGTGGACGTCTTGTGCGAAG tggaccaGGCGTGGCTGGAGGGCCACTGTGACGGCCGCGTCGGGATTTTCCCCAAGTGCTTCGTGGTCCCGGCCGGCCGGCGCACATGAGGAGCTTGGCGCTAAGGAGTCCGTGGCAAGGAGGGTTTAA
- the NOXA1 gene encoding NADPH oxidase activator 1 isoform X3 — MPSLGDLVRDWHRGAQAVARGDWDYALRLFSSVPEPPARMSFNVGCVHLLAGDPEAALRAFDQAVTKDACMAVGFFQRGVANFQLGRSREALSDFQRTLAQLRGNAAIDYTQLGLRFKLQAWEVLFSVAAVQSQLGLWAEATHSLEEAISKGPEGARGDLDIALGQVEKQAPLQPRQVPRGEVFRPHRRHLEHLEPMDFLGKAKVVASAIPDGPHEDARPQQPQALYARGEARPGAAERARDTGPPRPGTRCGPRTPLDAETEVSSGQAGRADHGTLVTNDEQCLGTAPDELQAQGKLPPPSGPHPGLNPTPARQSPSLRLPLQKPHVEQVGQWVPPGLLVAGGLGPGSSEDPAGAGGVAAGGPESLVTFTVQCTFTLALRAPRGADLSSLRALMSQALPPQAQSGQLRHLFAVTETPVTAGAGCPSPGRRHCRGPGGARLPALGSCGYGAREWAAGLSSTRWWPGTATPPRGPRTWPCSPETRWTSCAKWTRRGWRATVTAASGFSPSASWSRPAGAHEELGAKESVARRV; from the exons ATGCCCTCGCTCGGGGACCTGGTGCGCGACTGGCACCGGGGCGCGCAGGCCGTGGCGCGTGGGGACTGGGACTACGCCCTGCGCCTCTTCTCGAGCGTCCCGGAGCCGCCCGCCAGGATGAGCTTCAACGTGGGCTGCGTGCACCTGCTAGCCGGGGACCCGGAAGCCGCGCTGCGG GCATTTGACCAGGCAGTGACCAAGGATGCCTGCATGGCTGTCGGCTTCTTCCAGCGAGGAGTGGCCAACTTCCAGCTGGGGAG GTCCCGGGAGGCCCTGTCCGACTTCCAGCGGACCCTGGCACAGCTGAGGGGCAACGCCGCCATCGACTACACCCAGCTGGGCCTGCGGTTCAAGCTGCAGGCCTGGGAG GTGCTCTTCAGCGTGGCTGCAGTGCAGAGCCAGCTGGGGCTCTGGGCGGAGGCCACCCACAGCCTAGAGGAAGCCATCTCCAAGGGGCCGGAAGGGGCCCGCGGTGACCTGGACATCGCCCTGGGCCAAGTGGAG AAACAGGCCCCCCTGCAGCCTCGGCAGGTCCCCAGGGGTGAGGTCTTCCGGCCACACAGGCGGCACCTGGAGCACCTGGAGCCCATGGATTTCTTGGGCAAGGCCAAG GTGGTGGCCTCCGCCATCCCTGACGGCCCGCACGAGGATGCCCGGCCTCAGCAGCCACAG GCTCTCTACGCACGTGGTGAAGCCAGGCCTGGGGCTGCCGAACG ggCCCGTGACACAGGCCCCCCCAGACCTGGTACCCGCTGTGGCCCCAGGACGCCCCTTGATGCGGAGACGGAGGTCAGCTCTGGCCAGGCTGGGCGGGCTGACCATGGCACACTGGTCACCAATGATGAGCAG TGTCTGGGCACCGCCCCCGACGAGCTCCAGGCCCAGGGAAAGCTACCTCCACCCTCAgggccccaccccggcctcaaccCCACCCCGGCCCGGCAGAGCCCCAGCCTGCGGCTTCCCTTGCAGAAGCCTCACGTGGAGCAAGTTGGCCAGTGGGTCCCTCCAG GGCTGCTGGTGGCTGGGGGGCTGGGCCCTGGCTCCTCTGAGGATCCTGCAGGCGCTGGG GGTGTGGCTGCAGGGGGCCCCGAGTCCTTGGTGACCTTCACAGTGCAGTGCACCTTCACCCTGGCCCTGAGGGCCCCGAGAGGAGCTGACCTGTCCAGCCTGCGGGCCCTGATGAGCcaggccctccctccccaggcccagagTGGGCAGCTCAG GCATCTCTTTGCAGTTACCGAGACCCCAGTGACAGCAGGGGCTGGGTGCCCCTCACCGGGGAGGAGGCACTGCAGAGGGCCTGGCGGGGCGCGGCTGCCGGCTCTGGGGAGCTGCGGCTACGGTGCCAG GGAGTGGGCGGCCGGCCTGTCCTCTACCAGGTGGTGGCCCGGCACGGCTACTCCGCCCCGGGGCCCGAGGACCTGGCCCTGCAGCCCGGAGACACGGTGGACGTCTTGTGCGAAG tggaccaGGCGTGGCTGGAGGGCCACTGTGACGGCCGCGTCGGGATTTTCCCCAAGTGCTTCGTGGTCCCGGCCGGCCGGCGCACATGAGGAGCTTGGCGCTAAGGAGTCCGTGGCAAGGAGGGTTTAA
- the NOXA1 gene encoding NADPH oxidase activator 1 isoform X2, which yields MPSLGDLVRDWHRGAQAVARGDWDYALRLFSSVPEPPARMSFNVGCVHLLAGDPEAALRAFDQAVTKDACMAVGFFQRGVANFQLGRSREALSDFQRTLAQLRGNAAIDYTQLGLRFKLQAWEVLFSVAAVQSQLGLWAEATHSLEEAISKGPEGARGDLDIALGQVEKQAPLQPRQVPRGEVFRPHRRHLEHLEPMDFLGKAKVVASAIPDGPHEDARPQQPQLRALLGPPFMEDLDLCAGWVRPENEDPSPFPPGPVTQAPPDLVPAVAPGRPLMRRRRSALARLGGLTMAHWSPMMSRLSCRPCPSPLALLGQCLGTAPDELQAQGKLPPPSGPHPGLNPTPARQSPSLRLPLQKPHVEQVGQWVPPGLLVAGGLGPGSSEDPAGAGGVAAGGPESLVTFTVQCTFTLALRAPRGADLSSLRALMSQALPPQAQSGQLSYRDPSDSRGWVPLTGEEALQRAWRGAAAGSGELRLRCQGVGGRPVLYQVVARHGYSAPGPEDLALQPGDTVDVLCEVDQAWLEGHCDGRVGIFPKCFVVPAGRRT from the exons ATGCCCTCGCTCGGGGACCTGGTGCGCGACTGGCACCGGGGCGCGCAGGCCGTGGCGCGTGGGGACTGGGACTACGCCCTGCGCCTCTTCTCGAGCGTCCCGGAGCCGCCCGCCAGGATGAGCTTCAACGTGGGCTGCGTGCACCTGCTAGCCGGGGACCCGGAAGCCGCGCTGCGG GCATTTGACCAGGCAGTGACCAAGGATGCCTGCATGGCTGTCGGCTTCTTCCAGCGAGGAGTGGCCAACTTCCAGCTGGGGAG GTCCCGGGAGGCCCTGTCCGACTTCCAGCGGACCCTGGCACAGCTGAGGGGCAACGCCGCCATCGACTACACCCAGCTGGGCCTGCGGTTCAAGCTGCAGGCCTGGGAG GTGCTCTTCAGCGTGGCTGCAGTGCAGAGCCAGCTGGGGCTCTGGGCGGAGGCCACCCACAGCCTAGAGGAAGCCATCTCCAAGGGGCCGGAAGGGGCCCGCGGTGACCTGGACATCGCCCTGGGCCAAGTGGAG AAACAGGCCCCCCTGCAGCCTCGGCAGGTCCCCAGGGGTGAGGTCTTCCGGCCACACAGGCGGCACCTGGAGCACCTGGAGCCCATGGATTTCTTGGGCAAGGCCAAG GTGGTGGCCTCCGCCATCCCTGACGGCCCGCACGAGGATGCCCGGCCTCAGCAGCCACAG CTCAGGGCTCTCCTAGGCCCACCTTTCATGGAGGACCTCGACCTCTGTGCTGGCTGGGTGAGGCCTGAGAACGAggacccctcccccttccctccagggCCCGTGACACAGGCCCCCCCAGACCTGGTACCCGCTGTGGCCCCAGGACGCCCCTTGATGCGGAGACGGAGGTCAGCTCTGGCCAGGCTGGGCGGGCTGACCATGGCACACTGGTCACCAATGATGAGCAG GCTGTCTTGCAGGCCATGCCCCTCACCGCTGGCTCTGCTTGGACAGTGTCTGGGCACCGCCCCCGACGAGCTCCAGGCCCAGGGAAAGCTACCTCCACCCTCAgggccccaccccggcctcaaccCCACCCCGGCCCGGCAGAGCCCCAGCCTGCGGCTTCCCTTGCAGAAGCCTCACGTGGAGCAAGTTGGCCAGTGGGTCCCTCCAG GGCTGCTGGTGGCTGGGGGGCTGGGCCCTGGCTCCTCTGAGGATCCTGCAGGCGCTGGG GGTGTGGCTGCAGGGGGCCCCGAGTCCTTGGTGACCTTCACAGTGCAGTGCACCTTCACCCTGGCCCTGAGGGCCCCGAGAGGAGCTGACCTGTCCAGCCTGCGGGCCCTGATGAGCcaggccctccctccccaggcccagagTGGGCAGCTCAG TTACCGAGACCCCAGTGACAGCAGGGGCTGGGTGCCCCTCACCGGGGAGGAGGCACTGCAGAGGGCCTGGCGGGGCGCGGCTGCCGGCTCTGGGGAGCTGCGGCTACGGTGCCAG GGAGTGGGCGGCCGGCCTGTCCTCTACCAGGTGGTGGCCCGGCACGGCTACTCCGCCCCGGGGCCCGAGGACCTGGCCCTGCAGCCCGGAGACACGGTGGACGTCTTGTGCGAAG tggaccaGGCGTGGCTGGAGGGCCACTGTGACGGCCGCGTCGGGATTTTCCCCAAGTGCTTCGTGGTCCCGGCCGGCCGGCGCACATGA